In a single window of the Gemmatimonadota bacterium genome:
- a CDS encoding 6-bladed beta-propeller, translating to MRRHHRCFLTLLAVVACRATPDSLHRAAAANTVQIDSVPFVDLVPTDSTGAVRFGNATDATRLSSGVLVIPDRTSESLRFISHDGRVLREVGRKGAGPGEFAMIDEIAQCGPDSIFVWDPRQQRASVFDSVGHFVRQFALPSSPRLLVCNEAGELATIGSVQGGGMPSLAAPPRTGVVTTFTRDGTPRHAFERRVIAENRPLAATATIAIAGGKLYFGRGDSAVVTATTMDGVPVATRALGIAGRPVSPAQYAASIEHLLLALILPADREMPRTILMKIPAPTQLPAFRALLADPTGAVWAVTSSYGDGETVLHGVDSAGVPIGTLRIPRDVDVREIGRDYLLGIVEDAEGEQHLLVYRVRR from the coding sequence GTGCGCCGTCATCACCGCTGCTTCCTGACGCTGCTTGCCGTGGTAGCCTGTCGGGCGACTCCCGACTCCCTTCACCGCGCGGCAGCGGCCAACACCGTGCAGATCGACTCCGTGCCGTTTGTCGATCTTGTCCCGACCGACTCCACTGGCGCGGTCCGCTTCGGCAATGCTACGGACGCGACGCGACTGAGCAGTGGCGTCCTCGTCATTCCTGATCGCACCAGCGAATCGCTCCGGTTCATCTCCCACGATGGCCGCGTGCTCCGCGAAGTGGGGCGGAAGGGCGCTGGTCCTGGGGAGTTCGCGATGATCGACGAGATCGCGCAATGCGGCCCGGATTCGATCTTTGTATGGGACCCGCGGCAGCAGCGCGCCTCCGTCTTCGATTCGGTGGGGCACTTCGTTCGCCAGTTTGCGCTCCCCAGTAGTCCCCGGTTATTGGTGTGCAACGAGGCCGGCGAGCTGGCGACCATTGGGTCGGTCCAGGGCGGCGGGATGCCGTCGCTCGCGGCACCACCGCGGACCGGCGTAGTCACCACATTCACGCGGGACGGGACGCCGAGGCATGCATTCGAACGGCGTGTGATCGCCGAGAACCGGCCCTTGGCCGCCACCGCGACCATCGCGATCGCTGGAGGGAAGCTCTATTTCGGTCGCGGTGATTCGGCCGTGGTGACCGCCACCACGATGGACGGAGTTCCTGTCGCAACGCGAGCGCTCGGCATCGCCGGGCGACCAGTCTCTCCGGCCCAATATGCGGCGAGCATCGAGCATCTGCTTCTCGCGTTGATCCTGCCTGCCGACCGAGAGATGCCTCGTACCATCCTGATGAAAATCCCGGCCCCGACGCAACTGCCGGCATTCCGGGCGCTGCTCGCCGATCCCACGGGCGCCGTGTGGGCGGTGACCTCATCGTATGGTGACGGGGAGACGGTGCTGCACGGCGTCGACTCCGCCGGCGTGCCCATTGGCACCCTGCGGATTCCGCGCGATGTCGATGTGCGGGAGATCGGCCGCGACTACCTGCTCGGCATCGTCGAGGATGCCGAGGGGGAACAGCACCTACTGGTGTATCGGGTCAGGCGGTGA